GTCGCAGATCGCACTGGAGCGGCGCATGAATACCTTGGCCGACAATGTCGCCAACGCCAACACAACCGGGTTTCGGGCCACTGAGATCAAGTTCAATGAGGTGCTGGCCGACACAGGCGTGGCCAATGTCTCCTTCGTCAACCAGGGCGAGGATTATCTGTCCACCGAAAATGGTGGGCTTCGCACAACCGGCAGCCAGCTTGATTTTGCCATTCGCGGCGAAGCCTGGTTCATGGTCGAGACCCCGACCGGAAACATGCTGACCAAGGACGGACGCTTCACCATCACCCAGGCTGGTGAACTGGTCAACATCGATGGCTATCCGGTGCTCGATCCCGGTGGCGCGCCAATCCAGCTCAATCCCGCAGGTGATCCCCCGAAGGCCGGCCGTGATGGTGGCCTGACCCAGGATGGCGTACGCATTGGTGCGATTGGCCTCTACCAGGCAGATCTGTCGCAGGGATATTACCGTCAGGGGTCGCTTGGTGTTGTTCCAAACGTGCCGCCCGAAGCGGTTGTTGATACTGCAGGCACTGGTCTTTTGCAGGGCTATATCGAGGATTCCAACGTCAATCCAATCTTGGAAATGACCAATCTGATCATGGTGTCCCGTGCCTTCGAAAACACCTCGGCCATGACCCGCGCCACTGAGGACGTTTTCAAGGAAGCGATCCGCACGCTTGGCAGCGGCCAGTGATCCCAATGGGCATGATCCTTATGGGCGGAGACACACCTTTGGGCAATTTGACCGTCGGGGCGACCCGGTCATGAGCGGGCGCCAGGGCCTGGCTGTGCTCGCGCGCGAAGTGCGGCGCATTTCACGCCCCCATGGCGGATATGATGTATCCGGCATCGTGACCGAAGTATCTCCCGGTCACTGTGTTGTGGCCGGCCTCTCGCGCCATGTCCGGATCGGTGACTTCATCAGCTTTCGGCACGATGATGGGGTCAAGCTTGCTGAAGTGGTGAGCCTCGGCCCGGACCAATTGATTGCGTGCCCCGTTGATGGCGCGGCGCAGGCTGCTATCGGCGAGCGGGTCTGGCGTCAGGGGGCGTTTCGTCTGTCACCCCATCACACCTGGTGTGGACGCACGATCAATGCTTTGGGCGAACCGGTCGATGGACTCGGGGGCCTGGAGCATGGAACCGTATCGCGTCCGGTCACCGGAGCGCCGCCGGCATCCATGCTTCGCCAGAGAGTCAACGCGCCATTGCGCACCGGCATCCGTGTGGTCGATGTCTTCACGCCGATCTGCCGGGGCCAGCGGCTGGGTATCTTCGCCGGGTCCGGCGTCGGCAAGTCGACGCTGCTGTCAATGTTCGCCAAGGCAGCGGATTTCGATCGTGCCGTGATTGCACTTGTCGGCGAACGCGGCCGCGAAGTGCGCGAGTTCATCGAAGACACGCTTGGCGAAAACATGAAAAAGACCGTCGCTGTCGTCGCCACCAGCGATGAAAGCCCGATGCTGCGCAAACTCGCGCCACTGACCGCGGTCACGGTCGCCGAGCATTTTCGCGATCAGGGTGAGAATGTTCTGCTGATCGTCGACAGCCTGACCCGCTTCGCCCACGCCTTGCGTGAAAT
The DNA window shown above is from Hoeflea phototrophica DFL-43 and carries:
- the flgF gene encoding flagellar basal-body rod protein FlgF produces the protein MQGSLYVALSSQIALERRMNTLADNVANANTTGFRATEIKFNEVLADTGVANVSFVNQGEDYLSTENGGLRTTGSQLDFAIRGEAWFMVETPTGNMLTKDGRFTITQAGELVNIDGYPVLDPGGAPIQLNPAGDPPKAGRDGGLTQDGVRIGAIGLYQADLSQGYYRQGSLGVVPNVPPEAVVDTAGTGLLQGYIEDSNVNPILEMTNLIMVSRAFENTSAMTRATEDVFKEAIRTLGSGQ
- the fliI gene encoding flagellar protein export ATPase FliI — protein: MSGRQGLAVLAREVRRISRPHGGYDVSGIVTEVSPGHCVVAGLSRHVRIGDFISFRHDDGVKLAEVVSLGPDQLIACPVDGAAQAAIGERVWRQGAFRLSPHHTWCGRTINALGEPVDGLGGLEHGTVSRPVTGAPPASMLRQRVNAPLRTGIRVVDVFTPICRGQRLGIFAGSGVGKSTLLSMFAKAADFDRAVIALVGERGREVREFIEDTLGENMKKTVAVVATSDESPMLRKLAPLTAVTVAEHFRDQGENVLLIVDSLTRFAHALREIGMAAGEPPVARGYPASVFTALPGLLERAGPGPKGAGAITAIVSILVDGDNHNDPVADSARGILDGHLVLDRALADEGRYPPVNPLTSISRLARKAWRGDEEKLVMRLKALIHRYEETRDLRLIGGYRPGTDAELDMAIKQAPVIYDSLRQNPDQPPSADAFAELAEAMKAAAGIPATEPATERNKR